The proteins below are encoded in one region of Streptomyces ficellus:
- the gmk gene encoding guanylate kinase: protein MAATSRGTAPEPPDVRPRLTVLSGPSGVGKSTVVAHMRKVHPEVWLSVSATTRKPRPGERDGVQYYFVTDDEFDKLVANGELLEWAEFAGNRYGTPRRAVLERLESGEPVLLEIDLQGARLVRESMPEAQLVFLAPPSWDELVRRLTGRGTEPPEVIERRLEAAKTELAAESEFDTTLVNTSVEDVARELLALMQVV from the coding sequence ATGGCTGCAACATCCCGGGGGACCGCCCCCGAGCCCCCGGACGTACGTCCGCGACTGACCGTGCTCTCCGGCCCCTCCGGGGTCGGCAAGAGCACGGTCGTCGCTCATATGCGCAAGGTCCACCCCGAGGTCTGGCTGTCGGTTTCCGCCACGACCCGCAAGCCGCGACCCGGCGAGCGGGACGGGGTGCAGTACTACTTCGTCACCGACGACGAGTTCGACAAGCTGGTCGCCAACGGCGAACTGCTGGAGTGGGCCGAGTTCGCCGGCAACCGCTACGGCACGCCGCGCCGCGCCGTCCTGGAGCGGCTCGAATCGGGTGAGCCCGTGCTGCTGGAGATCGACCTCCAGGGCGCGCGGCTGGTCCGCGAGTCGATGCCGGAGGCGCAGCTGGTCTTCCTGGCACCGCCGAGCTGGGACGAGCTGGTCCGCCGGCTGACCGGCCGCGGCACCGAGCCGCCGGAGGTCATCGAGCGGCGCCTGGAGGCGGCCAAGACCGAGCTGGCGGCGGAGTCCGAGTTCGACACCACCCTGGTCAACACCTCCGTCGAGGACGTAGCCCGTGAGCTGCTAGCCTTGATGCAAGTTGTTTGA
- the coaBC gene encoding bifunctional phosphopantothenoylcysteine decarboxylase/phosphopantothenate--cysteine ligase CoaBC gives MDKPKVVLGVSGGIAAYKACELLRRLTESGHDVRVVPTEAALHFVGAATWSALSGNPVSTGVWTDVHEVPHVRIGQHADLVVVAPATADMLAKAAHGIADDLLTNTLLTARCPVVFAPAMHTEMWEHPATQENVATLRRRGAVVVEPAVGRLTGADTGKGRLPDPDEIFEICRRVLARGAAAGRDLAGRHVVISAGGTREPLDPVRYLGNRSSGKQGYALARTAAARGARVTLIEANTGLPDPAGVDVVRVGTAVQLREAVLKAAADADAVVMAAAVADFRPAVYAEGKIKKKDGQEPAPVALVRNPDVLAEISAERARPEQVVVGFAAETDDVLANGRDKLRRKGCDLLVVNEVGERKTFGSEENEAVVLAADGAETPVPYGPKEALADTVWDLVVPRLGASGDTDSGNSG, from the coding sequence GTGGACAAGCCGAAGGTCGTCCTCGGAGTCAGCGGTGGCATCGCCGCCTACAAGGCGTGCGAGCTGCTGCGGCGGCTCACCGAGTCCGGCCACGACGTACGGGTCGTCCCGACCGAGGCCGCGCTGCACTTCGTGGGCGCCGCCACCTGGTCGGCGCTCTCCGGCAACCCGGTCTCCACCGGGGTCTGGACGGACGTCCACGAGGTCCCCCACGTACGCATCGGCCAGCACGCCGACCTGGTGGTCGTCGCGCCCGCCACCGCCGACATGCTCGCCAAGGCGGCGCACGGCATCGCCGACGACCTGCTGACCAACACGCTCCTCACCGCCCGGTGCCCGGTGGTCTTCGCCCCCGCGATGCACACCGAGATGTGGGAGCACCCCGCCACCCAGGAGAACGTGGCCACTCTGCGCCGCCGGGGCGCCGTGGTGGTCGAGCCCGCCGTGGGCCGCCTCACCGGCGCCGACACCGGCAAGGGCCGGCTGCCCGACCCGGACGAGATCTTCGAGATCTGCCGCCGGGTGCTCGCCCGCGGTGCGGCCGCCGGGCGCGACCTCGCGGGCCGCCATGTCGTGATCAGCGCGGGCGGCACCCGCGAGCCGCTGGACCCGGTGCGGTACCTCGGCAACCGCTCCTCGGGCAAGCAGGGGTACGCCCTGGCCAGGACCGCCGCCGCCCGGGGCGCCCGGGTGACGCTGATCGAGGCCAACACCGGCCTGCCGGACCCCGCGGGCGTCGACGTCGTCCGGGTGGGCACCGCCGTACAGCTGCGCGAGGCCGTGCTCAAGGCGGCGGCCGACGCGGACGCCGTGGTGATGGCCGCCGCCGTCGCGGACTTCCGCCCCGCCGTGTACGCCGAAGGCAAGATCAAGAAGAAGGACGGCCAGGAGCCGGCGCCCGTCGCGCTGGTGCGCAACCCGGACGTCCTCGCGGAGATCTCGGCGGAGCGCGCGCGTCCGGAGCAGGTGGTCGTCGGATTCGCCGCCGAGACCGATGATGTTTTGGCCAATGGTCGGGACAAGCTCCGCCGCAAGGGGTGCGACCTGCTCGTGGTGAACGAGGTGGGGGAGCGCAAGACCTTCGGCTCCGAGGAGAACGAGGCCGTGGTGCTGGCCGCCGACGGCGCGGAGACCCCCGTACCGTACGGGCCGAAGGAGGCCCTGGCCGACACCGTCTGGGACCTCGTGGTCCCCCGGCTGGGCGCCTCCGGCGACACCGACTCGGGCAATTCAGGATGA
- the rpoZ gene encoding DNA-directed RNA polymerase subunit omega, translating to MSSSITAPEGIINPPIDELLEATDSKYSLVIYAAKRARQINAYYSQLGEGLLEYVGPLVDTHVHEKPLSIALREINAGLLTSEAIEGPAQ from the coding sequence GTGTCCTCTTCCATCACCGCGCCCGAGGGCATCATCAACCCGCCGATCGATGAGCTGCTCGAGGCCACTGACTCGAAGTACAGCCTCGTGATCTACGCGGCCAAGCGCGCGCGCCAGATCAACGCGTACTACTCGCAGCTCGGTGAGGGCCTGCTGGAGTACGTCGGTCCGCTGGTGGACACCCACGTCCACGAGAAGCCGCTCTCGATCGCCCTGCGGGAGATCAACGCGGGTCTGCTGACCTCCGAGGCCATCGAGGGCCCGGCCCAGTAG
- a CDS encoding quinone-dependent dihydroorotate dehydrogenase, producing the protein MYKLFFRLFFSRMDPERAHHLAFRWIRLAARVPVLRTFLAAALAPRHKELRTEALGLRMHGPFGLAAGFDKNAVAIDGMAMLGFDHVEIGTVTGEPQPGNPKKRLFRLVADRALINRMGFNNDGSAAVAERLHARVPVFRTVVGVNIGKTKVVPEAEAAADYVKSTERLARHADYLVVNVSSPNTPGLRNLQATESLRPLLTAVREAADRTVTGRRVPLLVKIAPDLADEDVDAVADLAVELGLDGIIATNTTIAREGLKSPASLTGETGGLSGAPLKERSLEVLRRLYARVGDRITLVGVGGIENAEDAWQRILAGATLVQGYSAFIYEGPFYARAVHKGLAARLNASPYATLAEAVGADTRKAAA; encoded by the coding sequence ATGTACAAGCTCTTCTTCCGGCTGTTCTTCTCCCGCATGGACCCCGAGCGCGCCCACCACCTGGCGTTCCGCTGGATCCGCCTCGCCGCCCGCGTCCCCGTCCTGCGCACCTTCCTCGCCGCCGCCCTGGCCCCCCGCCACAAGGAGCTGCGCACCGAGGCGCTCGGCCTGCGCATGCACGGCCCCTTCGGGCTCGCCGCCGGCTTCGACAAGAACGCCGTCGCCATCGACGGCATGGCGATGCTCGGCTTCGACCACGTCGAGATCGGCACCGTCACCGGTGAGCCGCAGCCGGGCAACCCCAAGAAGCGCCTGTTCCGCCTCGTCGCGGACCGCGCCCTGATCAACCGCATGGGTTTCAACAACGACGGCTCCGCCGCCGTCGCCGAACGCCTCCACGCGCGCGTGCCGGTGTTCCGGACCGTCGTCGGCGTCAACATCGGCAAGACCAAGGTCGTCCCGGAGGCCGAGGCCGCCGCCGACTACGTGAAGTCCACCGAGCGGCTCGCCCGCCACGCCGACTACCTGGTCGTGAACGTCTCGTCGCCGAACACGCCCGGGCTGCGCAACCTCCAGGCCACCGAGTCGCTCAGGCCGCTCCTGACGGCCGTGCGCGAGGCCGCCGACCGCACGGTCACCGGCCGCCGCGTCCCGCTGCTGGTCAAGATCGCGCCCGACCTGGCGGACGAGGACGTCGACGCGGTCGCCGACCTCGCCGTCGAGCTGGGCCTGGACGGCATCATCGCCACCAACACCACCATCGCCCGCGAGGGCCTGAAGTCCCCGGCGTCCCTCACCGGCGAGACCGGCGGCCTGTCCGGCGCCCCGCTCAAGGAGCGCTCCCTGGAGGTGCTGCGCCGCCTCTACGCGCGCGTGGGCGACCGCATCACGCTCGTCGGCGTGGGCGGCATCGAGAACGCCGAGGACGCCTGGCAGCGCATCCTCGCCGGCGCCACCCTGGTCCAGGGCTACAGCGCCTTCATCTACGAGGGCCCGTTCTACGCCCGCGCCGTCCACAAGGGCCTCGCCGCCCGGCTGAACGCCTCGCCGTACGCCACCCTCGCCGAAGCCGTCGGCGCCGACACCCGGAAGGCCGCCGCATGA
- a CDS encoding integration host factor: MALPPLTPEQRAAALEKAAAARRERAEVKNRLKHSGASLQEVIKQGQENEVIGKMKVSALLESLPGVGKVRAKQIMERLGISESRRVRGLGSNQIASLEREFGSTGA; the protein is encoded by the coding sequence GTGGCTCTTCCGCCCCTTACCCCTGAACAGCGCGCAGCCGCGCTCGAAAAGGCCGCCGCGGCTCGCCGGGAGCGGGCCGAGGTCAAGAATCGACTCAAGCACTCCGGCGCCTCGCTCCAGGAGGTCATCAAGCAGGGCCAGGAGAACGAGGTCATCGGCAAGATGAAGGTCTCCGCCCTCCTGGAGTCCCTGCCGGGCGTGGGCAAGGTCCGCGCCAAGCAGATCATGGAGCGGCTCGGGATCTCCGAGAGCCGCCGCGTGCGGGGCCTCGGCTCCAACCAGATCGCCTCCCTGGAGCGCGAGTTCGGCAGCACCGGGGCCTGA
- the pyrF gene encoding orotidine-5'-phosphate decarboxylase, producing the protein MSQSTPQSPQSPREPFGARLRRAMDARGPLCVGIDPHASLLSSWGLGDDVAGLEGFTRTVVEALADRVAVFKPQSAFFERFGSRGIAVLERAVADLRDAGALVVMDAKRGDIGSTMAAYAETYLREGAPLFSDALTVSPYLGYGSLKPAVDLARETGTGLFVLALTSNPEGAEVQRAVRTDDPAGRTIGATMLAHLARDNADETPMGSFGAVVGATLGDLSSYDLDINGPLLAPGIGAQGATPADLPAVFGAAVRNVVPNVSRGVLRHGPDAAALREAAERYADEVRAAVTA; encoded by the coding sequence ATGAGCCAGTCGACCCCGCAGAGCCCGCAGAGCCCGCGCGAGCCCTTCGGCGCCCGTCTGCGCCGCGCCATGGACGCCCGTGGCCCGCTGTGCGTCGGCATCGACCCGCACGCCTCCCTGCTGTCCTCCTGGGGCCTGGGCGACGACGTGGCGGGCCTGGAGGGCTTCACGCGCACGGTCGTCGAGGCGCTCGCCGACCGGGTGGCCGTCTTCAAGCCGCAGAGCGCCTTCTTCGAACGGTTCGGCTCGCGCGGCATCGCCGTCCTGGAACGGGCCGTCGCCGACCTGCGGGACGCGGGCGCCCTGGTCGTCATGGACGCCAAGCGCGGTGACATCGGCTCCACCATGGCCGCCTACGCCGAGACCTACCTCCGCGAGGGCGCGCCGCTGTTCTCGGACGCGCTGACCGTCTCGCCGTACCTCGGGTACGGCTCGCTGAAGCCGGCCGTCGACCTCGCCCGCGAGACCGGCACCGGGCTGTTCGTCCTCGCCCTCACCTCCAACCCGGAGGGCGCCGAGGTCCAGCGGGCGGTACGCACCGACGATCCGGCCGGCCGCACCATCGGCGCGACCATGCTGGCCCACCTCGCCCGGGACAACGCGGACGAGACGCCCATGGGCTCCTTCGGCGCGGTCGTCGGCGCGACGCTCGGCGACCTCTCCTCGTACGACCTCGACATCAACGGTCCGCTGCTGGCGCCCGGCATCGGCGCCCAGGGCGCGACGCCGGCCGACCTGCCGGCGGTCTTCGGCGCGGCCGTGCGCAACGTCGTGCCGAACGTCAGCCGGGGCGTCCTGCGCCACGGTCCGGACGCGGCGGCGCTGCGCGAGGCCGCCGAGCGGTACGCGGACGAGGTGCGGGCTGCGGTCACCGCCTGA